A genomic stretch from Zeimonas sediminis includes:
- a CDS encoding type II secretion system protein N: protein MRFRPPAASGRWAPHLAAIVLFAVLCGAATYWGLQLLAPRAAIAPAGSLVDWQKAPDLAAASRLFGMPPSAVQAQRAAVVASNIKVIGVAASPTRGSAVLAIDGKPPKAFLVGEKIDDRSTLLEVRADAVVIEQPSGRVELLAPERPDTALLSAGPAASSGAVPPAPVPIAPRPGSAPPPGVQQALPRIGPSPAPAPVPASPPPAAGAAQDAAPAQDAAPAGEPPADATQPGTAAPPAEAPNETSPGTEPRAGVRRGGPVVHAVERRTAALRQ, encoded by the coding sequence ATGCGCTTCAGACCGCCGGCGGCATCGGGTCGCTGGGCGCCTCACCTTGCCGCCATCGTGCTGTTCGCAGTGCTGTGCGGCGCCGCCACCTACTGGGGGCTGCAACTGCTCGCCCCGCGGGCGGCGATCGCTCCCGCGGGCTCGCTGGTCGACTGGCAGAAGGCGCCCGACCTGGCGGCGGCTTCGCGCCTGTTCGGCATGCCTCCGTCGGCGGTCCAGGCGCAGCGCGCGGCGGTCGTCGCCTCGAACATCAAGGTGATCGGCGTCGCGGCGTCGCCCACGCGAGGCAGCGCCGTGCTGGCGATCGACGGCAAGCCACCGAAGGCCTTCCTGGTCGGGGAGAAGATCGACGACCGGTCCACCCTGCTCGAAGTCAGGGCCGACGCCGTCGTCATCGAGCAGCCCTCGGGCCGGGTCGAGCTGCTGGCCCCGGAGCGCCCCGACACCGCCCTGCTGAGCGCCGGGCCGGCGGCCTCGTCCGGCGCCGTGCCGCCCGCCCCGGTACCCATCGCTCCACGGCCAGGATCCGCGCCGCCTCCAGGGGTTCAGCAGGCCTTGCCGCGCATCGGCCCTTCGCCAGCTCCGGCCCCGGTTCCGGCGAGCCCACCGCCGGCGGCCGGGGCGGCCCAGGATGCCGCGCCCGCCCAGGATGCCGCGCCGGCCGGCGAGCCGCCCGCCGACGCGACCCAACCCGGCACTGCGGCGCCGCCGGCAGAAGCGCCGAACGAAACCTCTCCCGGGACGGAGCCCCGTGCGGGCGTCCGCCGTGGCGGCCCGGTCGTCCACGCAGTCGAACGCCGCACGGCGGCCTTGCGCCAGTAA
- a CDS encoding TetR/AcrR family transcriptional regulator: MTLFSITARSSREPVRPEKTFRQAQFERREQAILDATNRLLAEKGYEPMSMDDIAAEVGIAKGSLYKHFASKEALAAAVMIRLLRRTRDALDALPADMPASGRLRALLEWTLRERLAGGVPHLPSTSATLRGALLENREYVDELMELSERLGALVGRARAEGALAEGFPDEFVLYHFYARACDPTLDFLKAGGAMSDDEIVERMVRAAFDGITP, from the coding sequence GTGACCCTCTTCAGCATCACCGCCAGGAGTTCCCGGGAGCCGGTCCGTCCGGAGAAGACATTCCGCCAGGCCCAGTTCGAACGTCGCGAGCAGGCGATTCTCGACGCCACGAACCGCCTGCTCGCCGAGAAGGGCTACGAGCCGATGTCGATGGACGACATCGCGGCCGAGGTCGGCATCGCCAAGGGCAGCCTATACAAGCACTTCGCCTCCAAGGAGGCGCTCGCGGCCGCGGTGATGATCCGCCTGCTGCGCCGCACCCGCGACGCGCTCGACGCCCTTCCCGCCGACATGCCGGCCAGCGGCCGGCTGCGCGCGCTGCTGGAATGGACGCTGCGCGAGCGGCTGGCCGGCGGCGTGCCCCATCTGCCGTCGACCAGCGCCACGCTGCGCGGAGCGCTGCTCGAGAACCGCGAGTACGTCGACGAGCTGATGGAACTCTCCGAGCGCCTCGGCGCCCTGGTCGGGCGAGCTAGGGCCGAGGGCGCGCTCGCCGAGGGCTTCCCCGACGAATTCGTCCTCTATCACTTCTACGCGCGCGCCTGCGACCCGACGCTGGACTTCCTGAAGGCCGGCGGGGCGATGTCCGACGACGAAATCGTCGAACGCATGGTCCGGGCCGCCTTCGACGGCATCACCCCATGA